A section of the Perognathus longimembris pacificus isolate PPM17 chromosome 7, ASM2315922v1, whole genome shotgun sequence genome encodes:
- the LOC125354921 gene encoding CD2-associated protein-like yields the protein MGMCVGFGSYAHQRGVVKPPHPLSAVLHAVHAEWSRGWYGDALARLVGPVWAFLSRARPGPPPAEVQVLVLAGYRAQKEDELSLVPGDVIQQVREGPTRGWLRGTLGGHCGLFPKRLVQEIPEALRGPGEGRKPRCPRRRPGNPRWAAREGRARPVMGAALGGAVRWLCGL from the exons ATGGGTATGTGTGTAGGGTTTGGCTCTTATGCGCACCAGCGTGGAGTGGTAAAGCCGCCTCACCCGCTGTccgctgtcctccacgctgtccaCGCCGAGTGGAGTCGGGGTTGGTATGGGGACGCGCTCGCCAGGCTGGTCGGTCCCGTCTGGGCCTTTCTGAGCCGCGCCCGGCCCGGTCCTCCGCCCGCAGAGGTCCAGGTCCTGGTCCTGGCCGGATACCGCGCGCAGAAGGAGGACGAGCTGAGTCTGGTGCCGGGGGACGTGATCCAGCAAGTGCGCGAGGGGCCCACGCGGGGCTGGCTGCGCGGAACGCTGGGGGGCCATTGTGGCCTCTTCCCCAAGCGCCTGGTGCAG GAGATCCCAGAGGCCCTGCGAGGCCCTGGGGAGGGGCGCAAGCCGCGCTGCCCGCGCCGACGCCCAGGTAATCCGCGGTGGGCGGCCCGGGAGGGCAGGGCACGGCCGGTGATGGGCGCGGCCCTGGGAGGGGCTGTGAGGTGGCTCTGCGGCCTGTGA